The genomic window tgcctctgcttctctttcctttccttgctgagctgcaggacaCCACCCCAGCCAAGCACATTTGCATTCCCACCCCATGCCAGCTCCCCACCAAGTGCCTTCCCGTGCCATTCGAAAACCAGTGCTGTCAGAGGGGCTGCGCAAGCTGAGCTTTATTGGTCACAGTGAAAACCCATCGAAAGCATGGGCCCTGCTCCACACCACGCCAACACCACATGGGTTCTAGAGATGTCAGGTCTCTGGTTTTGCACAGCGATGCAGCAAAGGGTGCTGGTGGCCGGAGTGGATCCACATGAGGAACACAAACATGGCTTCCTGGTGCTCCACAAATTCTCCAGACAGGAGCTGGCcatggttttgtttggttttgttcccCCATTCCAAGAGCAAATCCCGGGGCATCAGGTATTCCGGCCCCTTGTGCTTTTTCAAGGTTCAAAGCGTATCTGAGAGTTGCATCCTCTTTTCAAACAGAAGTAGGGAGCAAAAGGGAATTCCTGCAAAGTAACAggctccattaaaaaaaaaaaaaaaaaaaaaaaaaaaaaaaaaaaaaagagagggaaaagcctcctttctttccaacgggaaaaaaaaaaaaaaaaggaagataaatccAAACCCTGCGCCCTAGGGCTGGTACAAGGTGTCCGGATCCCAGAGTCCGCCATGGAGGTGGGAAAAGCCCCGTGAGCTCCATCCGCCATCCTCAATGTGGCGATCTCCACGCGCCAAAGATATGGTTTCTCCTTTTCCGTTTTcgtttgttcgtttgttttttttgctttttaaattcacaGTTTGAtccaaaagagaagagagataAAGAGAGAGACgggatggaggagaggagggaaagtttggagcaggagcagggagcgTGAGGCATGCCGGGCTCTCGTCCTACGCATAGAATTCCTCCTGCTTGTCCGGCTTCTGGTAGGTCACGTTGGCTTGTTTAGGTTCCTCCAGTGTATAGCTGCCCTCGTCCTTCTTCTTCATCCGGTAGATGAGCAGCATGACCAGGAAGGCAGCAAAGAGGGCTCCCACCACACCACCGACAATCACAGCTgcaacagaaacagcacagctgtcagGAGGGGAACCGGGCTGGGTTCTGCTTGGTTTTGTGCTTTATAAGCTGAATTCGTGCTTAAAACTGAATATGAAGGTGGTGGCCTCGTGCAATTTGTGTGATTCAAAGAGCTGCAAGAGAGTGCTGGTTACTGTGAAGGATGGACAGGACCCATCTGTTGGGGCAGGTAAGGTTGTGTGTCCCAGCACCATCCCAGCACCTTGCTGAAGGCCAAGCCCCCCGTCCTCCCACCAACCCATGTCCTCTGCTCTCACCTATCAacacttcctttctctccagGATGTTCTTCTGGGGGagctgagcagctgagctgcccGACTCTATTGTGTTGTCGATGAGCCCCGGCTCTGCATTCTTGCCCagtcctggtgctgctggcggTGTCACCACTGCCACCACCTCATTGCCCAGCTCAGGACGAGttgtctcctcctcctcctggatCTCGAAGTCCCCGCTGGGGCCACTACTGGTTGGGACTTCCAGGTCACTGTCGAGGACTGTCGTCAACTCCCCTGGCTCCACCTGGAGGAAAGGACAAGGTGGAGCAGGGGACAAGGACTTTCAGGTGGTTCctgtctccagcagcaccagtgtGGCTGGAGGAAGGGCATCGTGATACCATGGTGGGGAACATGGGGGTTAATGTTGGCATGTCCCTTCCCTGTGTCACTGAAGTGGACGGCTGTATTGCAGAGAGCAGTACGACCCCACATCTTGACAGTCACGAAAAAGCTAAGGTCTCCTGGGCCAAGCAGGACCATTCTGGCCTGTCCCCATCCAGGTGCCCTTGAGACACACAAGCTCCCACCTATGGCCTCCTACGGAGACCTAAAGAGGATCCCATTGCCCTGTTCTCCTCCTCATCTATCCACTGCCTCCTATACATCCCCACGCTTGCAGCATCCTTCAGGACAAATCCATCCTGACCTGCCCCCTCTCTCTGCCGCAAGCTGAGCTGATCGCACAGAGCATGACTGAGCAAAGCTCCCCCAGAACATCTCCTTTGTGGGGCAAATGGCTCCCTCACTCTGTTACAAATGGGGATGAGCAATAAGCTGGTTGGGGATGAAGCCAGGGCAGGCGAGACGGAACCCTCTCCATGTCACGGTGCCCCTGGCACGGTGCACGGCTCACTGCTTCCACAAGCACGTGGATTTGTGACAGAGATTAATTGAAGGTCAGCAGGAGCCCGGAGCGCTACACACATATATACGTACCCGGAAAAGAGGGACTAGTTTAGACAAATCACTCCACCTTTCAGTCAAAGCGGTTTTCAAAAGGCCCCTTAGGGGCTCTGAATGAGAGATGAAGCAGTGGATTAAATCCCCCACCCTAGACGCCCGACGGGCTGCTAATGCCCAAGCGGGAATTGCAGAGCGATTGGGTCTGCCAGTGCCAGGCTGTGAGTTGGGCAGCAAAACAGTGAGCTCAAAAACTGCACCCAGAGGAAAGCCCCTCGCTGCCCCCAGACTGCCCTCCTATTGGTTGGGGAAGAAGCTCTGGAGCATTCTCCATCAACTCAACCCCCATCCTGTGCCCATGATGGAGctagaggaggttcaggttggatattaggaaaaaattcttctctgaaagagtggtgatgcactggaaaagtctgtccagggaagtggtgtagtcactgtccctggaggtgttgaagaaacatggagatgtggcaggggacatggtcagtgggcatggtggggatgggttgatgttggacttggtgatcttggaggacttttccaatcataatgattctatgattctatacccCCACCCTTCCATCTCCCCTTTCCATCCCCCAAAACattcagctctctgcagagctgggaagagCCCAACCTGGCTTGACCTGAGTGGCTGGCTCAGGACACAGTCACCCCAAAGACTCCTCATTGCCATATCCTGGCTTCATACATTGTCCATGAGCCCTTCAGCAGGCAAGAAGGGCTCCTGCCTCCTACCTGAGGGGCTTCTGTGGGTGGCAGCGTGGTGGGACTGGAAGGCAAGGCAGTGCTTTTTTCCGTGGGTTCTGCAGTCCTGGAGGTGCTTGGTTTTGGCAGGGACCTAGGCTTGGCTGTGCTGGAGTGGACGAGCTGTGATGTGGTCACCTCTGTCGGCACACTGGTTTCGAGAACAGAGGTGGTGGGTGTTTCCAGGGTGGTGGCCCGGGTGGTGGCTGCCTTGGTGACAAAAGGAGGCAGGAACCTCTGGGTAGTGGTGGTCTTGGCGGTGGCCACGGTGGtgctgatggtggtggtggttgtaGTGGTTGTGGCAGCCGTGGTGGTGGTTGCAGTGGTACTGGGGGAGTCACTGGCAGTGGtactggtggtggtggttttccAGCTGGGGATCACTGGTGCTTCTGTTATCTTGGGGATATACAAGACGCTGGTTGTTTGCTCAGGGGATGTGTCCTCGGTGGGGAACAGCTCAAAGGGAGTTGCCACAGGCTGCACCGAGGTGATGGGCAGCATGGCCACCGTGGTGGGCAGCGGGATGGATGTGTCCGTGGTGAGGCTGACCGCCGTCTCCAACCCTGATTCCTGCTCAAAATCTGAAAGAGtgagagaagagcagaggatGAAGTTGGCATTTCCCAGGACTGCCTGGCCACGTGGACTCACACCAAAAAgtcagaaagcacagagcagttgTGGGCTCAGCAGAAGGCAAGGGATGCAGATTTCCAGGTGTTGGCTAAAGCCCCTCTCTGAGGTCAACCTTTagaacagcagcacaggctgttAGGAAAGGGCTAATCCTGCCTGGTAGGGCCAGAGAACAAAATGGAAGTGGAAGCACTTGAGTCCAGCTTTTGGTTCTGTCCCCTTTGCTTTTGGCTGGGAGAGAGCAGGAAGGCTGCTAGGGAGATGGGCATGGGGAAATCTACTCCCCCCATCCCACAGCTTCAGTCCCACCAAACCCCACCCCATGACCCCACTCCCCTCCCTGGGAGCCCTGCAGCTACTCACAGCCTGAGCCGGAGCCCGAGTAGATGTCATCCAGTTCATCGTCCCCAAAGGGATCATCATCCCCGGAGCCCTCCAGGTCCACTGGCCTCTCATAGTTCTCATTGCGCCAGCGCTGAGCCTGCAGCCAAGCAAGGAGCTGCATTAACCAACTGCAATGGACGCCACAGGATGGGGGTaaatgggatgggatgagatgaGGAGAGCAACACCAAGAGTTGCAAGGGAGTGGGACTGCAGGCAGTGCTCTCCGGTTGAGCTGctccaaactgttttttttttccccccaaataaTTTCCTGTCGCAAATCTTTCAGGCAAGTTGACATTTTGTGGAAAGTGCACACTGACTCTGATAACATTTCCCATGAAAATGAACCctctggaaaaggggaaaaaaaaactaattgtTTTTGGAAAGCGTTAGAAAAAATTTCAGTTCTCCAGCTCTCTGTTGTTTCCTTTTAGACAATTTTCACGTGATTTCTGGCATAGGTGTGACATTAATGCACGCTATCAGCTGCCACAACTTGGAAAGTGACAATATGACACGATGTCAAACTTCAAATGTTCCGCTGCTCCATGGCACTGCTAAAACTTGAAGGGCCCTTGCTCATAGGGCTCTTAAGCATCTTGTTTTGCAGATCAAAGTGTCTCCTGTTTGTGTTGCAAGGAAAAGGTTTGACACTTCATTACAACCCAAACAAGGAGGCTTTGATCTGTAA from Numida meleagris isolate 19003 breed g44 Domestic line chromosome 22, NumMel1.0, whole genome shotgun sequence includes these protein-coding regions:
- the SDC3 gene encoding syndecan-3 isoform X3, translated to MAQRWRNENYERPVDLEGSGDDDPFGDDELDDIYSGSGSGYFEQESGLETAVSLTTDTSIPLPTTVAMLPITSVQPVATPFELFPTEDTSPEQTTSVLYIPKITEAPVIPSWKTTTTSTTASDSPSTTATTTTAATTTTTTTTISTTVATAKTTTTQRFLPPFVTKAATTRATTLETPTTSVLETSVPTEVTTSQLVHSSTAKPRSLPKPSTSRTAEPTEKSTALPSSPTTLPPTEAPQVEPGELTTVLDSDLEVPTSSGPSGDFEIQEEEETTRPELGNEVVAVVTPPAAPGLGKNAEPGLIDNTIESGSSAAQLPQKNILERKEVLIAVIVGGVVGALFAAFLVMLLIYRMKKKDEGSYTLEEPKQANVTYQKPDKQEEFYA
- the SDC3 gene encoding syndecan-3 isoform X2, translating into MCRAQRWRNENYERPVDLEGSGDDDPFGDDELDDIYSGSGSGYFEQESGLETAVSLTTDTSIPLPTTVAMLPITSVQPVATPFELFPTEDTSPEQTTSVLYIPKITEAPVIPSWKTTTTSTTASDSPSTTATTTTAATTTTTTTTISTTVATAKTTTTQRFLPPFVTKAATTRATTLETPTTSVLETSVPTEVTTSQLVHSSTAKPRSLPKPSTSRTAEPTEKSTALPSSPTTLPPTEAPQVEPGELTTVLDSDLEVPTSSGPSGDFEIQEEEETTRPELGNEVVAVVTPPAAPGLGKNAEPGLIDNTIESGSSAAQLPQKNILERKEVLIAVIVGGVVGALFAAFLVMLLIYRMKKKDEGSYTLEEPKQANVTYQKPDKQEEFYA
- the SDC3 gene encoding syndecan-3 isoform X4; this encodes MLPITSVQPVATPFELFPTEDTSPEQTTSVLYIPKITEAPVIPSWKTTTTSTTASDSPSTTATTTTAATTTTTTTTISTTVATAKTTTTQRFLPPFVTKAATTRATTLETPTTSVLETSVPTEVTTSQLVHSSTAKPRSLPKPSTSRTAEPTEKSTALPSSPTTLPPTEAPQVEPGELTTVLDSDLEVPTSSGPSGDFEIQEEEETTRPELGNEVVAVVTPPAAPGLGKNAEPGLIDNTIESGSSAAQLPQKNILERKEVLIAVIVGGVVGALFAAFLVMLLIYRMKKKDEGSYTLEEPKQANVTYQKPDKQEEFYA
- the SDC3 gene encoding syndecan-3 isoform X1: MLSESVCTFHKMSTCLKDLRQEIIWGEKKNSLEQLNRRALPAVPLPCNSWCCSPHLIPSHLPPSCGVHCSWLMQLLAWLQAQRWRNENYERPVDLEGSGDDDPFGDDELDDIYSGSGSGYFEQESGLETAVSLTTDTSIPLPTTVAMLPITSVQPVATPFELFPTEDTSPEQTTSVLYIPKITEAPVIPSWKTTTTSTTASDSPSTTATTTTAATTTTTTTTISTTVATAKTTTTQRFLPPFVTKAATTRATTLETPTTSVLETSVPTEVTTSQLVHSSTAKPRSLPKPSTSRTAEPTEKSTALPSSPTTLPPTEAPQVEPGELTTVLDSDLEVPTSSGPSGDFEIQEEEETTRPELGNEVVAVVTPPAAPGLGKNAEPGLIDNTIESGSSAAQLPQKNILERKEVLIAVIVGGVVGALFAAFLVMLLIYRMKKKDEGSYTLEEPKQANVTYQKPDKQEEFYA